The following are encoded in a window of Ricinus communis isolate WT05 ecotype wild-type chromosome 4, ASM1957865v1, whole genome shotgun sequence genomic DNA:
- the LOC8280992 gene encoding mitogen-activated protein kinase kinase kinase YODA produces MPSWWGKSSSKEVKKKASKESFIDTLHRRFKTPTESKTSGRSGGSRRRCSDTISELGSQSRAESRSPSPSKNHVARCQSFAERPHAQPLPLPGVHPGTVGRTDSGIGMSTKSKLEKGSKSLFLPLPKPGCIRSRANATDVDGDLATASVSSESSIDSDDPADSSHRSPQATDYDQGNRTTASNSSSVMLKDHSCTATQINSRESKKPANISIGNHTSPTSPKRRPLGSHVPNLQVPHHGAFCSAPDSSMSSPSRSPMRAFGTEQVINSAFWAGKPYTDVCLLGSGHCSSPGSGYNSGHNSMGGDMSGQLLWQQSRGSPECSPIPSPRMTSPGPSSRVQSGAVTPIHPRAGGATIESQASWPDDGKQQSHRLPLPPVSVSSSSPFSHSNSAAASPSVPRSPGRAENPISPGSRWKKGKLLGRGTFGHVYVGFNSESGEMCAMKEVTLFSDDAKSKESAKQLMQEIALLSRLRHPNIVQYYGSETVGDRLYIYLEYVSGGSIYKLLQEYGELGELAIRSYTQQILSGLAFLHSKSTVHRDIKGANILVDPNGRVKLADFGMAKHITGQSCPLSFKGSPYWMAPEVIKNSNGCNLAVDIWSLGCTVLEMATTKPPWSQFEGVAAMFKIGNSKDLPAIPDHLSDEGKDFVRQCLQRNPLHRPTAAQLLEHPFVKSAAPLERPISGIEPMEQAPVVTNGVKALGISQARNFTSSDSERLAVHSSRVLKTSPHASEIHIPRNISCPVSPIGSPLLHSRSPQRMSPSPISSPRTMSGSSTPLTGGSGAIPFNHLKQSVYLQEGFGSLPKPSNGIYINGLSYHDSNPDLFRGMQPGSHIFSELVPCENDVLGKQLGRPAYGELYDGQSVLADRVSQQLLRDHVKMNPSLDLSPRSSLPNRTTGL; encoded by the exons ATGCCTTCATGGTGGGGTAAATCATCATCCAAAGAAGTGAAGAAGAAAGCAAGCAAGGAAAGTTTCATTGACACATTGCACCGAAGATTTAAGACTCCAACTGAGAGTAAAACAAGTGGTAGGTCAGGAGGTTCACGAAGACGCTGCAGTGATACCATTTCAGAGTTAGGCTCTCAATCTCGAGCAGAATCAAGATCTCCCTCACCTTCAAAAAATCATGTTGCAAGATGTCAAAGTTTTGCTGAGAGGCCCCATGCCCAACCCCTTCCTCTTCCTGGTGTGCACCCTGGTACTGTGGGACGAACGGACTCCGGAATTGGCATGTCAACAAAGTCGAAATTGGAAAAAGGCTCAAAGTCATTGTTTCTGCCTCTCCCAAAACCAGGATGTATCCGCAGTAGAGCAAATGCAACAGATGTAGATGGAGATTTGGCCACTGCTTCAGTTTCTAGCGAGAGCTCCATTGATAGTGATGATCCTGCTGACTCAAGTCACCGTAGTCCCCAGGCAACTGATTATGATCAGGGGAATAGAACTACTGCTAGCAATTCCTCCAG TGTGATGCTCAAGGATCACTCTTGTACTGCCACTCAAATAAATTCTAGAGAGTCAAAAAAGCCAGCTAACATTTCTATTGGTAATCATACATCCCCTACATCACCCAAACGGAGACCTCTAGGCAGTCACGTGCCGAATTTACAGGTTCCACATCACGGTGCTTTCTGCAGTGCCCCAGACAGCTCCATGTCAAGTCCTTCTAGAAGTCCAATGAGAGCATTTGGCACTGAACAAGTCATAAATTCTGCTTTCTGGGCAGGGAAGCCCTATACTGATGTCTGTTTACTAGGATCTGGCCACTGCTCTAGTCCTGGTTCAGGTTATAATTCTGGGCATAATTCAATGGGAGGCGATATGTCAGGACAATTACTCTGGCAACAAAGTAGGGGTAGTCCTGAATGTTCTCCGATACCTAGTCCTAGAATGACTAGTCCTGGCCCCAGCTCAAGAGTTCAAAGCGGTGCTGTCACACCAATTCATCCTCGAGCAGGAGGGGCAACCATTGAGTCACAGGCAAGCTGGCCTGATGATGGGAAACAACAAAGCCACCGGTTACCACTTCCTCCTGTGTCAGTTTCAAGTTCCTCTCCTTTTTCACACTCAAATTCAGCAGCAGCATCTCCTTCTGTACCACGAAGTCCTGGAAGGGCAGAAAATCCAATAAGCCCTGGATCACGCTGGAAAAAGGGAAAGCTGCTGGGTAGAGGCACATTTGGACATGTTTATGTAGGTTTTAACAG TGAAAGTGGCGAAATGTGTGCTATGAAGGAAGTGACGTTGTTTTCAGATGATGCCAAGTCAAAGGAAAGTGCTAAGCAGTTGATGCAG GAAATTGCTCTGCTGAGCCGTTTACGGCATCCAAACATTGTGCAATACTATGGGTCTGAGACG GTTGGTGATAGACTTTATATCTACTTGGAGTATGTATCTGGTGGATCCATATACAAACTTCTTCAAGAGTATGGGGAGTTGGGTGAACTAGCAATTCGTAGTTATACTCAGCAAATCTTGTCAGGACTTGCATTTTTACACTCTAAAAGCACTGTCCATAG AGATATTAAAGGCGCAAACATACTTGTGGATCCAAATGGTCGTGTTAAATTGGCCGACTTTGGTATGGCAAAGCAT ATCACTGGACAATCATGCCCACTTTCATTCAAGGGAAGCCCTTACTGGATGGCTCCTGAG gttataaaaaattcaaatggcTGCAACCTTGCTGTGGACATATGGAGTCTTGGATGTACTGTTCTGGAAATGGCTACAACAAAACCTCCTTGGAGCCAATTTGAAGGG GTTGCTGCAATGTTTAAGATTGGAAATAGCAAGGATCTCCCAGCAATTCCAGATCACCTCTCTGACGAGGGCAAGGATTTTGTAAGGCAATGCTTGCAACGCAATCCGCTACATCGGCCCACTGCTGCACAGCTTTTGGAACATCCTTTTGTGAAATCTGCTGCACCTTTGGAAAGACCTATTTCAGGCATCGAACCTATGGAACAAGCCCCTGTAGTTACAAATGGGGTGAAAGCTCTg GGCATTAGTCAAGCAAGGAATTTTACCTCTTCAGATTCAGAGAGGCTTGCAGTTCATTCATCTAGAGTTCTGAAAACAAGTCCCCATGCCAG TGAAATCCATATTCCGCGGAACATATCATGTCCTGTCTCACCAATTGGAAGCCCTCTATTACATTCAAGGTCGCCGCAGAGAATGTCCCCTTCACCTATATCTAGTCCACGGACCATGTCAGGCTCATCCACTCCTCTTACAGGTGGCAGTGGTGCTATTCCATTCAATCACTTGAAACAGTCAGTTTATTTGCAGGAGGGTTTTGGAAGCTTGCCAAAGCCCTCAAATGGTATCTACATCAATGGCCTCTCTTACCACGATTCTAATCCAGATCTTTTTCGAGGAATGCAGCCAGGGTCTCACATATTCTCTGAACTGGTTCCCTGTGAAAATGATGTTTTAGGAAAGCAACTTGGAAGGCCTGCTTATGGAGAACTTTATGATGGACAATCGGTCTTGGCTGATCGTGTGTCTCAGCAGCTCTTAAGGGATCATGTGAAGATGAATCCATCCCTGGATCTAAGCCCCCGCTCTTCTTTGCCCAATCGAACCACTGGTCTATAA